In the Campylobacter sp. RM6914 genome, one interval contains:
- the serC gene encoding phosphoserine transaminase has translation MRMINFSAGPTGLPLSVLEHAQSELVDYRGEGYSVMEISHRSKTYEEVHFGAMDKIKKLYGIGDEYEVLFLQGGAHLQFAMIPMNLSQGGVCEYANTGVWTNKAIKEAKLMGVNVRVAASSEDDKFSYIPEIKFGDDADYTYICSNNTIYGTQYKALPKSKAPLVVDASSDFFSQPLDFSDIGILYGGAQKNAGPSGVTIVIIRKDLIERVSSQNVPTFLRYKTHADAKSLYNTPPTFAIYLLNLTMQWIMDNGGLEGIKARNDAKAKLLYDAIDGSSGFYKGHAQKEHRSVMNVSYNITPDATLEPLFVEEALKHNMLGLKGHRHLGGIRASIYNAVSQNDVKVLVDFMKEFARKNG, from the coding sequence ATGAGAATGATAAATTTTAGTGCAGGACCTACGGGACTACCTTTGAGCGTGCTAGAACACGCGCAGTCAGAGCTTGTTGATTATAGAGGAGAGGGTTACTCTGTTATGGAAATTTCACATCGCTCAAAGACCTATGAAGAGGTGCATTTTGGCGCGATGGATAAGATTAAAAAGCTTTATGGTATAGGCGATGAGTATGAGGTGCTATTTTTACAAGGCGGAGCACATTTGCAGTTTGCTATGATACCGATGAATTTAAGTCAAGGCGGCGTGTGTGAGTATGCAAACACGGGCGTTTGGACAAACAAGGCCATAAAAGAAGCAAAGCTAATGGGTGTAAATGTCCGTGTCGCAGCTTCAAGCGAAGATGATAAATTTAGCTATATCCCCGAGATAAAATTTGGCGATGATGCAGACTATACTTATATCTGCTCAAACAACACGATATATGGCACTCAGTATAAAGCACTTCCAAAAAGTAAAGCACCGCTTGTTGTTGATGCAAGTAGTGACTTCTTCTCGCAGCCACTTGATTTTAGTGATATTGGTATCTTATACGGCGGAGCACAGAAAAATGCCGGTCCTAGTGGTGTAACTATCGTGATAATAAGAAAGGATTTGATAGAGCGCGTAAGTAGTCAAAATGTGCCGACATTTTTACGATACAAAACCCATGCGGACGCAAAAAGTCTTTATAATACACCGCCGACATTTGCGATATATTTATTAAATTTAACAATGCAGTGGATAATGGATAATGGCGGACTAGAAGGCATAAAAGCTCGTAATGACGCTAAGGCTAAGTTGCTTTATGATGCGATTGACGGATCTAGTGGCTTTTACAAAGGACACGCACAAAAAGAGCATCGTTCAGTAATGAATGTAAGCTATAACATCACTCCTGATGCCACCCTTGAGCCTTTGTTTGTAGAAGAAGCACTTAAACACAACATGCTAGGGCTTAAAGGACATCGTCATTTAGGTGGCATACGTGCTTCAATCTACAATGCCGTAAGTCAAAACGATGTAAAAGTTTTGGTTGATTTTATGAAAGAATTTGCTCGTAAAAATGGCTGA
- the xseA gene encoding exodeoxyribonuclease VII large subunit, producing MLSVSELNEQAKALLETHFEYVEVVGEISRLTKHGSGHWYFALKDERAAISCVMYRMSNAKLKFDVKDGMKVQIYGKISLYTPSGSYQLIASSMRPDGEGELELAFKQLQEKLSKEGLFDASCKKQLMRMPRKVALVTSATSAALQDMLKVANSRWKLTEIFIFDALTQGQNAPTSLISALKKADGYGVDVIILARGGGSREDLWCFNDEGLARAIFDAKTPVISAIGHEIDYVISDFVADFRAPTPTAAMMQILPDENEILQYLDAVEKSLDTVMLQKISKLENRLNFIMAKLSTNALKVKIDLKIAQILASSQKLDMLLRGKILKLESKINELNATYKARQSFFESTKGLIQVRLNNTNAILEELQAGDEVELVGQNAIKKAKIL from the coding sequence ATGCTAAGCGTATCTGAGTTAAACGAACAAGCTAAGGCTTTGCTTGAGACGCATTTTGAGTATGTTGAAGTAGTCGGTGAAATTTCGCGTCTTACAAAGCATGGCTCTGGGCATTGGTATTTTGCACTAAAGGACGAGCGAGCGGCGATTTCGTGCGTAATGTATCGTATGAGTAATGCCAAACTTAAATTTGACGTTAAAGATGGTATGAAGGTGCAAATTTACGGTAAAATTTCGCTTTATACACCAAGCGGGAGCTATCAGCTTATCGCCTCATCCATGCGTCCTGACGGCGAGGGCGAGCTAGAACTTGCGTTTAAGCAACTCCAAGAAAAGCTATCAAAAGAGGGGCTTTTTGACGCGTCTTGCAAAAAACAACTTATGCGTATGCCTCGTAAGGTCGCACTTGTTACTTCGGCAACTTCTGCGGCTTTACAAGACATGCTAAAGGTCGCTAATTCTCGCTGGAAGCTGACTGAAATTTTTATATTTGATGCATTAACTCAAGGTCAAAATGCACCAACCTCGCTCATAAGTGCGCTTAAAAAAGCTGACGGATATGGCGTTGATGTGATTATATTGGCGCGCGGAGGCGGTAGTAGGGAAGACTTGTGGTGTTTTAACGATGAGGGTCTTGCTAGGGCGATATTTGACGCTAAAACGCCTGTAATATCGGCGATAGGGCATGAGATAGACTATGTCATAAGTGACTTTGTGGCTGACTTTAGGGCACCGACCCCAACAGCTGCTATGATGCAAATTTTGCCAGATGAAAATGAAATTCTACAATATTTAGACGCTGTTGAAAAGTCGCTTGATACGGTTATGCTACAAAAAATTTCAAAGCTTGAAAATAGACTAAATTTTATCATGGCAAAGCTTTCTACGAATGCCCTAAAAGTCAAAATTGATCTTAAAATAGCACAAATTTTAGCAAGTTCTCAAAAGCTTGATATGCTTTTAAGGGGTAAAATTTTAAAGCTTGAGAGCAAGATAAATGAGTTAAATGCTACATATAAGGCACGCCAGAGCTTTTTTGAGAGCACAAAAGGCTTAATTCAAGTGCGCTTAAATAACACAAATGCTATACTTGAAGAGTTGCAAGCGGGCGACGAAGTAGAACTTGTCGGACAAAACGCCATTAAAAAAGCAAAAATTTTATAG
- the ubiE gene encoding bifunctional demethylmenaquinone methyltransferase/2-methoxy-6-polyprenyl-1,4-benzoquinol methylase UbiE, translating to MEKQQKIVQMFNEIAPTYDLANRVLSLGIDVSWRKFACRYMLEKFRAQSINIVDVACGTGDMMGIWKSMAREFGVHIDELVGVDPSSGMLDAARLKFPDFKFIEAYADNTTLGDEFAQILSISYGIRNVVERKAALREFNRVLKPGGYVVVLEFTKRSKKGLITSIRDFYLSKILPRIGGVISKNKEAYEYLPSSIENFLDAKTFCDELYEAGFEVEVCRGFSMDISTLFIAKKVR from the coding sequence ATGGAAAAACAACAAAAAATAGTTCAAATGTTCAATGAGATAGCGCCTACTTATGACTTGGCAAATCGTGTTTTGAGTCTTGGCATAGATGTTAGCTGGCGTAAATTTGCTTGCAGATACATGCTTGAAAAATTTCGCGCACAAAGTATAAATATCGTAGACGTAGCGTGTGGAACAGGCGATATGATGGGTATTTGGAAGAGTATGGCACGTGAATTTGGAGTTCATATAGACGAGCTTGTGGGGGTTGACCCTTCAAGTGGCATGCTTGATGCTGCAAGACTTAAATTTCCGGATTTTAAATTTATCGAAGCTTATGCGGATAACACGACTTTAGGTGATGAATTTGCTCAAATTTTAAGTATAAGTTATGGCATAAGAAACGTAGTAGAGCGCAAGGCTGCACTACGTGAGTTTAACCGTGTTTTAAAACCAGGCGGTTATGTGGTTGTGCTTGAATTTACAAAACGCAGTAAAAAAGGTCTTATAACATCGATAAGGGACTTTTATCTTAGTAAAATTTTACCTCGTATAGGCGGAGTTATCTCTAAAAACAAAGAGGCTTACGAATACCTGCCAAGCTCGATAGAGAATTTCTTAGACGCAAAGACTTTTTGTGATGAGCTTTATGAAGCGGGATTTGAAGTTGAGGTGTGTCGCGGTTTTAGTATGGATATCTCAACGCTATTTATCGCAAAGAAAGTGCGCTAA
- a CDS encoding CYTH and CHAD domain-containing protein: protein MGLEIERKFLLHDAEIISFLEKEGLKFKHLEILQFYIKITKNEEIRYRSEDGKFIKTIKIGKGLIREENECECDKKEFKEALKNRIGTLIQKDRYLFKLNNNSCNIDIFNAELNGLCTFEVEFKDEQTAVFYKLPEFFSNFIHSDVTCDAKYKNKNLAICGDPNVNFSINNIFNVLENSDVELKFPPNMDSKEAFRVLFFKILNNIKKYKDEYLLTFDEEVLHQFRVNLRKTRSLLRMFSDIFDQKTTEIFSDKFKILANSTNLKRDFDVFLDFLSSQKNVDEIVYFISKANEKESEEIKKFLSDVKNYEFLDDWELFLKEESDFYNGPKAKLDLKTVASYHIRRELVAFERKIMALNEKSANEKFHKIRIELKRLRYAMEYFSNTLYVGNFKKYESRLKFIQELFGSLQDRDIWLEILDKMPPSQRVKKLQSKIYKQIYKLREEILQKRVKFVEKTCKISRKLKYYYI, encoded by the coding sequence ATGGGTTTAGAGATAGAGCGTAAATTTTTGCTTCATGATGCTGAAATTATTAGTTTCTTAGAAAAAGAAGGTTTGAAATTTAAGCACCTTGAAATTTTGCAATTTTACATAAAAATCACAAAAAACGAAGAGATAAGATACCGAAGCGAAGATGGTAAATTTATAAAAACCATTAAAATCGGCAAAGGACTTATACGCGAAGAAAACGAGTGCGAGTGCGACAAAAAAGAGTTTAAAGAGGCTCTTAAAAATCGCATCGGCACACTTATACAAAAAGATCGTTATCTCTTTAAGCTAAACAATAACTCCTGCAATATCGACATTTTTAACGCTGAACTAAACGGACTTTGCACGTTTGAGGTTGAATTTAAAGATGAGCAAACTGCCGTTTTTTATAAGCTGCCTGAATTTTTTTCAAATTTTATACACAGCGATGTTACATGTGATGCAAAATATAAAAATAAAAATCTTGCGATATGCGGCGATCCAAATGTAAATTTTAGTATAAACAATATCTTTAATGTTTTGGAAAATAGCGATGTCGAGCTTAAATTTCCGCCTAACATGGACAGCAAAGAGGCGTTTAGAGTTTTGTTTTTTAAAATTTTAAATAATATCAAAAAATACAAAGATGAGTATCTTTTGACATTTGATGAGGAGGTGCTTCATCAGTTTCGCGTAAATTTACGTAAAACTCGCTCTTTGCTTCGTATGTTTAGTGATATTTTTGACCAAAAAACGACTGAAATTTTTAGTGATAAATTTAAAATTTTGGCAAATTCTACAAACCTAAAACGTGATTTTGATGTATTTTTGGACTTTTTGAGCTCTCAAAAAAATGTTGATGAGATAGTGTATTTTATAAGTAAAGCCAATGAAAAAGAGAGCGAAGAGATAAAAAAATTTCTAAGCGATGTTAAAAATTATGAATTTTTAGATGATTGGGAGTTGTTCTTAAAAGAAGAAAGCGACTTTTATAACGGTCCAAAAGCCAAGCTTGATCTAAAAACAGTCGCGTCATATCATATACGAAGAGAACTTGTGGCATTTGAGCGCAAGATCATGGCCCTAAATGAAAAAAGTGCAAACGAAAAATTTCATAAGATCAGGATCGAACTTAAGCGTTTAAGATATGCTATGGAGTATTTTTCAAACACTCTTTATGTCGGGAATTTTAAAAAATACGAAAGTCGTCTTAAATTTATACAAGAGCTTTTTGGCTCGCTTCAAGATCGCGATATATGGCTTGAAATTTTAGACAAAATGCCGCCAAGCCAAAGAGTGAAAAAACTACAGTCAAAAATTTATAAACAAATTTATAAACTAAGAGAAGAAATTTTGCAAAAAAGGGTAAAATTTGTCGAAAAAACATGTAAAATTTCACGAAAATTAAAGTATTATTACATTTAA
- a CDS encoding Fur family transcriptional regulator: MQYISMLKHSGLKVTPQRLSVLKILDRHTHPTIDELYEEILKENPSISLATVYKNLNTLKDEGLVVEVNIVNQKPRYDIYEHPHIHVVCEGCGNVEDVSYEDSELGKYQEKLEQKLCNIIERLNIVASVKSCKHCR, translated from the coding sequence ATGCAGTATATATCAATGTTAAAACACTCTGGACTAAAAGTGACACCGCAAAGATTGAGTGTTTTAAAGATACTTGATCGTCACACACACCCGACTATCGATGAACTTTATGAGGAAATTTTAAAAGAAAACCCATCGATCTCGCTGGCAACCGTTTATAAAAATTTAAATACCTTAAAAGATGAAGGTCTTGTTGTCGAGGTTAATATCGTAAATCAAAAACCAAGATACGACATCTACGAGCATCCGCATATACACGTTGTTTGCGAGGGTTGCGGAAATGTTGAAGATGTAAGCTACGAAGACTCTGAGCTTGGAAAATACCAAGAGAAATTAGAGCAAAAACTTTGCAATATCATAGAGAGATTAAACATAGTAGCGAGTGTAAAAAGCTGTAAACATTGTAGATAA
- the dxs gene encoding 1-deoxy-D-xylulose-5-phosphate synthase has product MDIKRLNLEELNELCHKLRDKILQTVSKNGGHLSSNIGAVEIIVAMHYIFDVKKDPFIFDVSHQSYAHKLLTGRWDQFDTLRKFGGVSGYTKPSESKFDYFIAGHSSTSISLAVGAAKAIKLKNEDRIPVAIIGDGSLSGGMAYEALNELGDRKYPCVIVLNDNEMSISKPIGALSKYLSQMMAGQFYQKFKGRVEKFLEYMPDGAAYMARRMEEGIRLITPGMFFEELGLEYIGPVNGHDLSSLLSTFETAKAMRKPVIVHVQTLKGKGYEYAEGYLAGWHGVGPFDLKSGEFIKKQSNKSATAIFSEHLLKMAGEHSDIVGVTAAMPTGTGLDALIEKFPERFWDVAIAEQHAVTSMSAMAKEGFKPFVAIYSTFMQRAYDQLIHDACIQKLNITFAMDRAGIVGEDGETHQGAFDISFLNAIPNVVMFAPRCETSMKKAMEFAYRYKGVSAFRYPRGAFGLNDEFEAKDFRLGKGEILIKGSADTAIICYGNAVAKGLSVRNLLKDSLDVSLVDLVFVKPLDKEMLLELSKSCKKWYIISDSAKKGGVGEILSAFLQDNRIYDVSIASFEYNDAFIPHGNTAEVENYLGISAEQIAQKLLLDN; this is encoded by the coding sequence TTGGATATTAAAAGATTAAATTTAGAAGAACTAAACGAGCTTTGCCATAAGCTTAGAGATAAAATTTTACAAACCGTAAGCAAAAACGGCGGACACTTAAGCTCTAATATCGGCGCAGTCGAGATCATCGTAGCTATGCATTATATTTTTGATGTCAAAAAAGATCCTTTTATATTTGACGTAAGCCATCAAAGTTACGCGCACAAGCTACTAACCGGACGCTGGGATCAGTTTGATACCTTGCGTAAATTTGGAGGCGTAAGCGGATATACAAAGCCCAGTGAGAGTAAATTTGACTACTTTATCGCGGGGCACAGCTCTACATCTATATCGCTAGCCGTGGGCGCAGCAAAGGCAATAAAACTAAAGAATGAAGACCGCATACCTGTTGCTATTATCGGTGACGGTTCGCTTAGCGGAGGTATGGCGTATGAGGCGTTAAATGAGTTAGGCGACCGAAAATACCCATGTGTTATCGTGCTAAACGATAATGAAATGAGCATAAGTAAACCCATCGGCGCGCTTAGCAAGTATTTAAGCCAGATGATGGCTGGACAGTTTTACCAAAAATTTAAAGGCAGAGTCGAGAAATTTTTAGAGTATATGCCAGACGGTGCCGCTTACATGGCGCGCAGGATGGAAGAGGGCATAAGACTTATCACTCCTGGTATGTTTTTTGAAGAGTTAGGACTTGAGTATATAGGTCCGGTAAACGGGCATGATCTCTCTTCGCTTCTAAGCACTTTTGAAACAGCAAAAGCGATGAGAAAGCCTGTTATCGTGCATGTTCAGACTTTAAAGGGCAAAGGATACGAGTATGCAGAGGGTTATCTTGCCGGTTGGCATGGAGTTGGTCCATTTGACCTAAAGAGCGGGGAATTTATAAAAAAACAGTCAAACAAGTCAGCCACGGCAATATTTAGCGAACATCTTTTAAAGATGGCTGGAGAGCATAGCGACATCGTCGGTGTAACAGCAGCCATGCCAACAGGCACGGGGCTAGACGCTTTGATAGAAAAATTTCCAGAGCGTTTTTGGGATGTGGCGATCGCTGAACAACACGCGGTAACTTCAATGTCGGCGATGGCAAAAGAGGGCTTTAAACCGTTCGTTGCTATCTACTCTACTTTTATGCAGCGCGCATACGACCAGCTTATACATGATGCTTGTATACAAAAATTAAATATCACATTTGCTATGGATAGAGCTGGCATAGTCGGAGAAGACGGAGAGACACATCAGGGTGCTTTTGATATAAGCTTTTTAAACGCTATCCCAAATGTCGTGATGTTTGCCCCACGTTGCGAAACTAGCATGAAAAAAGCCATGGAATTTGCCTATCGTTACAAAGGAGTTAGCGCTTTTCGCTATCCTCGTGGAGCTTTTGGTTTAAATGATGAATTTGAGGCAAAGGATTTTAGGCTTGGCAAAGGCGAAATTTTAATCAAAGGAAGCGCTGACACGGCGATAATTTGTTACGGTAATGCTGTTGCAAAGGGTCTTAGTGTAAGAAATTTACTCAAGGATAGCCTTGATGTGAGTCTTGTTGATTTGGTATTTGTAAAGCCGCTTGATAAAGAGATGCTTTTGGAGCTTAGTAAGAGCTGCAAAAAATGGTATATCATTAGCGATAGCGCCAAAAAAGGCGGAGTAGGTGAAATTTTAAGCGCATTTTTGCAAGACAATAGAATTTATGACGTATCTATAGCAAGTTTCGAGTATAATGACGCTTTTATTCCACACGGTAATACCGCAGAAGTTGAAAACTATCTTGGTATAAGTGCAGAACAAATAGCTCAAAAATTATTATTAGATAATTAA
- the fliH gene encoding flagellar assembly protein FliH, producing the protein MKSSVITNENASTHFVENYRFKVLGNDSRGNEYSEEMLMVSDEPAVEYATPQSQVAQTQESDPIQPGQSQFQQPQQSLNQPQAGFDVNFVEELLKKTDELSGNIIKLQMQIENQESEFAKRLESEILRAKEDGRNEGLAQASTSYEAKIAELEARFTSSIAKLDDEYDKFEEFLKKSETELTDAATLIAKEIVAKEISSNSALIATNISSSLVRDLSDAKNIQIRVHPDDAQYLKSHFSAKENIKIIPDDAISKGGVVIISEVGNIDATIETRIEKLKMLVGE; encoded by the coding sequence ATGAAAAGTAGCGTCATAACAAACGAAAATGCATCAACGCATTTTGTTGAGAACTACCGCTTTAAGGTACTGGGTAATGACAGCAGAGGTAACGAATACAGCGAAGAGATGTTAATGGTTTCTGACGAGCCTGCTGTGGAGTATGCTACTCCGCAAAGCCAGGTTGCACAGACGCAAGAGTCTGATCCTATCCAGCCTGGGCAAAGCCAGTTCCAACAACCACAGCAAAGTTTAAACCAGCCTCAAGCAGGTTTTGATGTAAATTTTGTTGAAGAATTGCTTAAAAAAACTGACGAACTTAGTGGAAACATCATCAAGCTTCAAATGCAAATAGAAAACCAAGAAAGTGAATTTGCTAAAAGGCTTGAGAGTGAAATTTTACGCGCAAAAGAGGATGGCAGAAACGAAGGTTTAGCTCAAGCAAGCACATCATATGAAGCTAAGATCGCTGAGCTTGAAGCTAGATTTACATCATCTATTGCAAAACTTGATGACGAATATGATAAATTTGAAGAATTTTTAAAAAAGAGCGAGACTGAACTTACCGATGCTGCTACTTTAATAGCAAAAGAGATAGTCGCAAAAGAAATTTCATCAAATTCGGCACTCATAGCTACAAATATCTCAAGCTCTTTGGTGCGTGATTTAAGCGATGCAAAAAATATCCAAATTCGAGTTCATCCGGACGACGCTCAGTATCTAAAGTCGCACTTTAGTGCAAAAGAAAATATCAAAATCATTCCCGATGATGCTATTAGCAAGGGTGGGGTTGTGATTATTAGTGAGGTTGGAAACATTGACGCGACTATCGAAACTAGGATTGAAAAGTTAAAAATGTTGGTTGGTGAGTAA